The window GTCCGTGGCTTGCCTCACCAATCCGAACGCCAATCCGTTTGCCGTGCCGGCAAGCGGCGATACTCTGTATTCCGGCACGCCCGGAACAGCTTGCATCGGGAACTCGCAACGCAACGCCTACAAAGGCCCGAGCTTCGTCAATATGAACCTCGCGGTGCAAAAGGGGTTCCCCATCGGCAACGAGAGTCGGATGTTGACCATCCGGGCGGAATTCTTCAACCTGACCAACCAAAACAACTACTACAACCCGATCAGCGCGCTGAGCCTGGACGCGCAGTCGATCAACCCTGATTTCGGCAAGATCAAGTCGGCGCATGACCCGCGGCAGATCCAATTTGCCGCGCGGTTCACCTGGTAAGAGCAGGACTTGCCAAGGGCCCTCCGGCGACGGAGGGCCTCTTCTTTGCGCGGTCAGCGCTCCAGCGAGGTTGCAAAAGCGTCCAGCGAGAGGGAGCGCAGCAGGTTGCGGCGCATGCCGGAATGCACCTCGTCCAGGCCCTGGGCGGCGGCGGTGATCCAGGCAAAGTCTATTCGTTCTGCCAGGCGTGTCAGTTCCCCAGCGATGTCCGCATTGCTGAGCAAGTCCTTGGCGCCGGAGCCGAGGTAAAGAAGGTCCTGCAGCAGGAGCGCCAGGGTGTGCAAGAGGTCGTCGGTCCTGGCCTTGCCCTCGGCCCCGGCGCGGTAAGTCTCGGTGGCGCGGAAGAGCTCACTGTGGTCCTTGGCCTCGATGGCGGTGGTCAGGAGCGTGAGCGCGTCCTTGCGCGCGGCCATGTAGGTGGCCAGGTCGAAGCTGCGGGCGCGGCCGATGGCGCCGCCACTCAGGCGCGCCACCAGCGCCCGCTGCTTGGCGTTCCACTCGGGGCGGCGCTTCGCCAGGTCGTGCTCGATCTCGGCGGCCGGCAGCGCGCCCAGGGTGAAGGTGAGGGCGCGGGAGCGGATGGTTGGCAGCAGCTCGCCGGGGTTGGTGGTAAGCAGGAACAGGGAGGCGAATTCCGGCGGCTCTTCCAGCACCTTAAGCAGGGAGTTGGCGGCCTCTTTCATGAAGGCCGAGTCGGTGAAGATGTACACGCGCTCGCGGGCGTCGCCGGGCCGGTAATAGATGGTCTCGATGACGCGGCGCACCTGCCCGATCTTGATGAGCATCTGCGGCGGGTCAGGCGGGATGATGAGCACTTCGGGGTGGGTCTGGATGAGGATGCGCGTGTCCTTCTTGTCGGCGTCGCGCAGGTTGTCGCGGGCCTCGACGGCTTCGGCGAAGCGGACGTCGAGGTCGTCGGCCTGGGCGATGCGGACGCAGTTGGAGCACTTGCCGCAGAAATCGGGGAGTTTGCCCTTAGGCGGCTCCAGACAGTTCATGGCCTTGGCCATCATCTGCGCCAGGGTGTACTTGCCGGCGCCGGCGGGCCCGGCGAGGATCACGCCCTGAGGCAGGCGCCCAAGCCCCAGCATCTCGCGGAGCTGGGTGACTACGTGCGCGTTGCCGTGGAAGTCGGAGAAACCCACGGCTACGCGCTCCGGGCGGTCTTGCCCAGCAGGCGGCGGCGGACTTCGGCGACGATCAGCGGGTGGACGACGTCGGCGGGCGGCTTGGCGTCCACGGCGAAGACGCGGCCGGGCTCGCGCCGGGCGATCTCCAGGTACTTGTCGAGGACGCGCTGGAAGAAGGCGCGGTTCTCCTGCTCGAAGCGGTTCTCGTCAGAGATGGAATCGGGGTCGCGGGCCAGGTTGCGCTTGCGGGCGCGGGCCACGCTGTGGGCCACGTCGGAGACCATGAGGACGGTCAGGTCGGGCTGAAGACCGGCGCAAACGATCTCGTGCAGGCGGAGCACGGGGTCGCTGCCCAGCTTGCGCCCGCCGCCCTGGTAGGCCTCACTGGAGTCGGTGAAGCGGTCGCACAGCACCCACTTGCCGGCGTTCAGCGCGGGCAGGATGATCTCGTGGATGTGCTGAGCGCGGGAGGCGAACATCATGGCCAGCTCAGTCCAGGGCGAGAGGTTGGCGGTGCGGGAGTCGAGCAGCACGTGGCGGATCTTTTCGCCGGTGGGGGTGCCGCCGGGCTCGCGGGTGACCACGACGTCGAGACCGCCGGCGCGGAGGACGTCGGCCAGCCGCTCCAGTTGCGTGCTCTTGCCGCAGCCGTCCAGGCCCTCGATGGTGATGAACTTTCCGCGCGTCTTCTTCACCGGCACGGCGGAATCATACCATCCGGGCTGTGCTAGACTCCGCTATCCCCCGACGGCTGAGAGGGCACGAAGGCGTCGGGACTGCTGTCCCTCCGCTGGACGGCGTTGCTGAGTGCCAGCAGTCGCCAGGTCCCTCGGTCGTACCTGACGGCACTCCCTCGGGACGACACAGGGAGGCGAAATAAGGAGGCCATCATGCGCCTCGGCGATTACATCGACGACTATTGCTCCCATTGCAAGCTCTCGACCGACCACGCGGTGGTCTCCATGGTCGGGGAGGACGTGAAGAAGGTCCGCTGCCGCACCTGCGCCTACGAGCATAATTACCGCAAGAACAAAGGCGGCAAGCAGATGACCAAGCAGCAGGCCTTCGACAAGCTGCTGGCCCAGGCCAAGGAGCAGCTCGGCGGGAAAAAGTAAGACTTGTAATTGGTAATTTGTAAAGTAAGAGAGGGTCCGAAACTTTGCAGATTACAGATTGAACTTTGCAAATCCCCGCTGCTGTTGCCGTATCTCCTGCCGCTCATTTACCCTGTGTCGCCTATGCCTAAACCTGTCCTCGCGTTCGTTGCAATCCTCTGTCTAGCTCTCAGCGCCCAAGCCCAGACCACAACCCGGAAAGACAGCAAGGCCGCCGTCAGCCAGCAGAAGACGACCGGCACGATCACCCTGACGGTCGATGCCACAGAAGCGCCGCGCAAGATCCTGCACGCGCGGGAGGAGATCCCGGTAAGCGCCGGAAGGCTCACCCTCGTCTATCCCAAGTGGGTTCCCGGCGAGCACATGCCCAACGGGCCGATCGGGGACCTGGCCGGACTGAAGTTCACCGCCGGCGGCAAGACGCTGGCGTGGCGGCGCGATGATGTGGACATGTACGCCATCCATCTGGAAGTGCCGCCGGGCGCGAGCACGCTCGAGGTCGCGCTCGACTATCTGGAGCCGACCGCAGAGCGCAATTTCAGCGGCGGGGCGTCGGCGACCGAGAAGATGACGGTGGTGAGCTGGAACACGGTGCTCCTGTATCCACAGGGGATGGCGGCCGCCTACATGACCGTCGCTCCGCGCCTGAAGCTGCCGGCCGGCTGGAAGTTCGGCTCGGCATTGGACGTAGCCAAGGAGGGTGAAACCATCGAGTTCGCGCCGGTATCGCTGTACACGCTGGTGGATTCGCCGGTGATCGCGGGGCAGTATTACCGGGTGGTGCCGCTGGCGCCCGCGGAGAAGATCCGTCACCAGATCGATATCGCTGCCGACAGCGAGGCAGCCCTGGCCATCGTCCCCAAGCTGGAGAAGGGCTACACCAATCTGGTGCTGGAGACGGGAGCGCTGTATGGCGCCCGGCATTATCGGCACTACGAGTTCCTGCTCAGCCTGAGCGAGCACGTGGCGCACTTCGGCCTGGAACACCACGAATCCAGCGACGACCGCCTGGGCGAGCGCTACCTGGTGGACGAGCCTGAGGTCACGCTGGGCGCGGGCCTGTTCCCGCACGAATTCACCCACTCCTGGAACGGCAAGTTCCGCCGTCCGGCCGGGCTGGCGACCCCCGACTACCAGCAGCCGATGAAGGGCGAATTGCTGTGGGTCTATGAGGGATTGACCACCTATCTGGGAAACATCCTGACGGCGCGCAGCAACCTGTACACGCCGGAGCAGTACCGGGAATCGCTGGCGGGGACGGCCGCCTTTTTGCAGGCGCGGGCGGGGCGGAAATGGCGTCCGCTGGAAGATACCGCGGTGGCGGCGCAAGTCCTCTACAGCTCGCGCCAGGCCTGGAGCTCCTGGCGCCGCAGCGTGGATTTCTACCCCGAGGGCGACCTGATCTGGCTGGACGCCGACGTTACCATCCGCAACCTCACCAAGGGACAGAAATCGCTCAACGACTTCTGCAAGCTGTTCTTCGGCGGCAACAGCGGCCAGGCCGAGCTGAAGCCCTACACCTTCGATGACGTGGTCACTACCCTCAACCAGGTGGCGCCGTACGACTGGCGGAAATTCCTGCAGGAGCGGGTGAACGCCATCCAGTCGAACGCGCCGCTGGGAGGCATCGAGAACGGGGGCTGGAAGCTGGTGTTCAGCGAAACGCCGGGCGAGATGCTCAAGTCTGAAGAGTCGACCTTCAAAGTCATCGCCCTGGATTACTCGCTGGGCATGTCACTGACTGAGGAGGGCGGCGTTCGCGACGTCATCCCGGGATATCCGGCGGCGCAGGCCGGGATCGGGCCGGGCATGAAAGTCGTGGCGGTCAACGGGCGCAAGTTCTCGCGCGACGTGGTCCACGACGCCATCAAGGCGGCCAAGGGTGGCAACCGGCCGATCGAGTTGCTGGTGCTGAACGACGACTTCTACCGCACCGTGCAGGTCAACTATCACGACGGGGAGAGGTACCCCAAGCTGGTGCGGGACGAGAGCAAGCCGGACGTGCTCTCGGAGATCATCAAGCCGCTGGTCCAACATCCACAGTAGGGACTTAACCGCAGAGACCGCGGAGAGCGCAGAGAGACCGATTTTAAGAAGCCTCTGCGTACTCTGCGTTCTCTGCGGTTAAACGTCTTCGTCCTTCACCCCGGCGAAGAGGTCGGTCTCGCGCTCGATCTCGCGGGGGCTGGTGGTCGCAGCCAGGTGGAAGGATTCGCGCGTGCCCCGCTGGCGCACCGCCTTCTCAAATATCGGGGCCAGCGGCGCCTGCGAGGTGTGCGCCTTGAAGGCGGAGATCTTTCTCTCCACAAACTCCTGGCCGACCTCGATGACCGCAGTGACCGGGGCAGGAGAGATGG of the Terriglobales bacterium genome contains:
- the tmk gene encoding dTMP kinase, with the protein product MKKTRGKFITIEGLDGCGKSTQLERLADVLRAGGLDVVVTREPGGTPTGEKIRHVLLDSRTANLSPWTELAMMFASRAQHIHEIILPALNAGKWVLCDRFTDSSEAYQGGGRKLGSDPVLRLHEIVCAGLQPDLTVLMVSDVAHSVARARKRNLARDPDSISDENRFEQENRAFFQRVLDKYLEIARREPGRVFAVDAKPPADVVHPLIVAEVRRRLLGKTARSA
- a CDS encoding DNA polymerase III subunit delta' C-terminal domain-containing protein, which gives rise to MGFSDFHGNAHVVTQLREMLGLGRLPQGVILAGPAGAGKYTLAQMMAKAMNCLEPPKGKLPDFCGKCSNCVRIAQADDLDVRFAEAVEARDNLRDADKKDTRILIQTHPEVLIIPPDPPQMLIKIGQVRRVIETIYYRPGDARERVYIFTDSAFMKEAANSLLKVLEEPPEFASLFLLTTNPGELLPTIRSRALTFTLGALPAAEIEHDLAKRRPEWNAKQRALVARLSGGAIGRARSFDLATYMAARKDALTLLTTAIEAKDHSELFRATETYRAGAEGKARTDDLLHTLALLLQDLLYLGSGAKDLLSNADIAGELTRLAERIDFAWITAAAQGLDEVHSGMRRNLLRSLSLDAFATSLER